The following coding sequences lie in one Arachis stenosperma cultivar V10309 chromosome 5, arast.V10309.gnm1.PFL2, whole genome shotgun sequence genomic window:
- the LOC130979800 gene encoding F-box protein At2g27310-like, with product MVCEALKPSSPCANLSYRGLSPHWLRIIAMSVVPVDSIPSLNSDLFYDILRRLDGPTLASAACTCAAFCSISKEESLWENVCSSVWPATNRKDIKSLISSMGGFRKFYADCFPLIVNKEVADYQEKNFLEYPDDWTEAEYYGDMSEFKSLSPSDFISVVDIRFKDKAICSKVQWGVGVPNANGYDGWFYNCPFRIDLLTYVGVPNAFYKKLNDSSH from the exons ATGGTGTGTGAAGCCCTTAAACCCTCCTCCCCCTGCGCCAATCTGAGCTATCGCGGCCTCTCCCCTCACTG GTTGCGGATTATAGCAATGTCAGTCGTGCCGGTTGATAGCATCCCTTCGTTGAATAGTGATCTCTTCTACGACATATTACGACGTCTTGATGGCCCTACCCTAGCTAGTGCAGCATGTACCTGTGCAGCGTTTTGTTCCATTTCAAAAGAAGAAAGTTTGTGGGAAAATGTGTGTTCATCTGTGTGGCCTGCAACCAACAGGAAAGATATCAAAAGCTTAATATCATCCATGGGGGGATTCAGAAAGTTTTATGCGGATTGTTTCCCACTTATAGTAAACAAGGAAGTCGCGGATTATCAAGAGAAGAACTTTCTTGAGTACCCGGATGATTGGACCGAGGCAGAATACTATGGTGATATGAGTGAGTTCAAAAGCCTCTCTCCATCGGATTTCATCTCTGTAGTCGACATTAGATTTAAAGATAAGGCAATCTGCTCGAAAGTTCAATGGGGTGTCGGAGTTCCAAATGCTAATGGATATGATGGTTGGTTCTACAACTGCCCCTTTAGGATTGATCTCCTCACATATGTCGGAGTTCCAAATGCATTTtataagaaattaaatgactccTCACACTGA
- the LOC130981531 gene encoding uncharacterized protein LOC130981531 has product MGEIDRWADIHPDILNEITKRFHSYDDHIPLPLVCKEWNLKLVSNEIPWLLLPEETFKASFDEEEEIYSLMHLPVTDEDTLETKVLEEKGVYHAMLPGMQMLDILIRGSCYGWLITLTISEGMMQMLNPFTKMHFDLPPLSTFPNIVEYNPGDDEYIFWDFRDKISSLDRDGMHKIQVWKVVINSAPNNDNKDFMAVAIYGQLKRLAFYKPNNKRWSDFTRNIDFEDVIFFKEKIYAVDYDGQLYEFDTNTESGTMGGIYAAPPTGFTASTFQLKYLIGCDNGNILMLVRHFGTLRGTEKELETKKFDIYELRKGSKKWSRLHSLGNFIVLIGLNSSVQMLPTNFLGKGNQIYYTDDLIELKSTDIPSTRDIGIFDLKDKSFRRILRDVKFFCPPVWCYPNKHL; this is encoded by the coding sequence ATGGGTGAGATTGATCGATGGGCAGACATCCATCCAGACATATTGAACGAAATTACAAAGCGGTTCCATTCCTACGACGACCACATCCCACTTCCACTGGTTTGCAAGGAATGGAACCTCAAACTTGTAAGCAACGAAATTCCGTGGTTACTGTTACCTGAAGAAACTTTCAAGGCTAGTTTTGATGAAGAGGAGGAGATCTACAGTCTGATGCATTTACCTGTTACCGATGAAGACACACTTGAGACTAAGGTTCTTGAAGAGAAGGGAGTCTACCATGCCATGCTGCCAGGTATGCAGATGCTGGACATCCTCATTCGTGGTTCCTGTTATGGATGGTTGATCACCCTAACAATATCCGAAGGTATGATGCAAATGTTAAACCCATTTACAAAGATGCATTTCGATCTTCCTCCACTGTCAACTTTTCCCAATATAGTTGAGTATAATCCTGGAGACGATGAATATATTTTTTGGGATTTTCGCGACAAAATCTCTAGCCTAGACCGCGATGGTATGCACAAGATCCAAGTTTGGAAGGTGGTCATAAATTCAGCTCCTAACAATGATAACAAAGATTTTATGGCGGTGGCTATATATGGACAGCTCAAAAGATTAGCCTTTTACAAACCTAACAATAAGAGATGGTCAGACTTCACAAGAAACATAGACTTCGAAGATGTCATATTTTTTAAAGAGAAGATATATGCAGTAGACTATGATGGCCAGCTATACGAATTTGATACAAACACAGAATCAGGGACTATGGGAGGAATCTACGCTGCACCTCCGACTGGGTTTACCGCATCCACTTTTCAGCTGAAGTATCTGATTGGATGTGACAATGGAAACATACTGATGTTGGTAAGACATTTTGGTACATTGAGGGGCACAGAGAAGGAACTCGAGACAAAGAAATTTGATATCTATGAATTGAGAAAAGGTTCCAAAAAATGGTCAAGATTACATAGTTTAGGGAATTTCATAGTTTTGATCGGACTCAATTCCAGCGTCCAGATGTTACCTACCAATTTTCTAGGTAAAGGAAATCAAATTTACTACACGGATGACTTAATAGAGCTGAAATCAACAGACATTCCTTCCACACGTGACATTGGCATCTTCGACTTGAAGGATAAAAGTTTTCGAAGAATATTACGGGATGTCAAGTTTTTCTGTCCTCCTGTTTGGTGTTATCCCAATAAACATCTCTAG